The DNA region ATAATCAGAAAGAAACATTTTGTCCCTAACAAAAAACGTAAGGCTTGTTTGGGTTTTAGCTTTGGTTGTTCTGTTGCTCTCTCCCTcaggaaagaaaacaaaaatgaggTCGTGGTGGTGGCTGTTTGGAGCGCAAGAAAAGAGTCGACGATGTATCTGCGTCTTCCGTCAACTTTGCATGCCATTTATCGACTTTTGCCGCGAAATTTTGACTTCTTGACTTTTCCTTCGTTGTATTTACGCGAGTTGACCGCagttatatatagaaaaatatagaaagagcTCTTTGTATTCTATAATATAGATCTTAAacgtaaataatataaatttttaaatatagagtTAGGATCTTCTTgagattcaaatttgatttgattttattatttttttggcaattatttacatgtaaattttttaacattgaattttactttacacataattaataaattgttgcctcattaaagaaaaaaggccaaaagactttctCCCACCCAAGGCATAGTGAATTCTCATTCCCAcccaccaactttcaaaaacctaaacattcacccatagtttgaaaaactaacacctaccctccaaaattaagataaaattaaggataaaatcatcatttaacaataatatttaacatttatatcattttaactctttaatttaaaaaactaataattttacctaaaattaagttttaaaaagtgacattttagcccctacctagggtttccagtTTTGCCAATGAATTTTCAGTTAACAATggtcgatctctctccctccggTGTTTAATATTAGACCAACGATATCTAGATTCGATGAAATTCAGAAGAAATCCGGACAATGATATTTGAATTTCATCGAATCTAGACATCGTCGATCCAATATTGAACACCAGAGAGATTGACAACACTGGGAGGGAAAGAGATCGGCCATCGTTGATCAAAAATTCGTTggtgaaattggaaaccctaggtaggagggaaaatgtcactatttaaaatttaattttaggtgaaattgttagttttttaaattaagagggtaaaatgatataaatgttaaatattattgttaaataatgattttgtccttaatcttatcttaattttagaGGGTAcgtgttagttttccaaactatgGGGGGGGGGATGTGGGTAATTTAAAGTTGGTGGGTGGGAAtagaattcactataccttgggtgggaacaagtgcTTTGGCCAAGAAAAAATTGGCTATTAGCGTGCCACCAGTCAGCTTGTTACAGTTGCCATCATTAGCCATTCGGTCCCTCCAATTTCAATTCGACTGCTCACCCGAAACACGCATAATTGTCAAAAAAACGTCAAACGACGTTCCGCCGTTTTCAACCCAACTTCACCACCGTCTCACAGATACCCGATTTTCTCGAGAAATTCTAGTTCATGTAGAATCCTTGCTCCAGTGCATTTAAAGAATCATTAGAAATGGATCGGCGAAGGGCGGATAGTCCAGTTTATGGACGGCAGTGGAGCGGAGGATCGAGCAGCTCGGGCTCGTCATCACCGGCGCACCCTCAGTCACGGCTGCAGCCGGCTATCACCTCCATTAAGCGCAACCAAAACGTGGCTGCGAAGGCTGCCGCACAGCGCCTTGCTCAGGTCATGGCCACGCAGACCGCTGCTGGTACTGGCGACGACGACGATGacgatgatgaagaagatgaccTCTCCTTTCGCTTCCACGCATCCACCAAAGATAAAAATCGAACTAGTAGTAATCATAGTTCGTTACCAGCGCTTTCGTTTACTAGAGCTAATAGATCTCCGTCTCCTGCGGTAATTTAATAAGTGATTTATTAATCGCAGATTTCTGGTTAATTGTCTCCACTGTGATCGATCTGATTAGAATTATTTCCTGTTTTGATTAGTTAGGTCGGAACATTGTAGAACATACAGCATCTGTGCGGTCCACATCAGCTGGAAGGCCGTCAGGGATTTCTGTTAGAACCGCGACGTTTATGCCTTCAAGTAAACCGCCGGTTAGAACTCCAGTTCCTATACCTACGATTGAGCCCCCTACTCATAGGAATAGAGATAAGAGGTAAGGCTTAGTTGTTCAAGGCTTTGTTTAAATTGCCCTGGGCATGGATATTATTCTTTTGAACCATGGTTATCCCTGGCTAAGTAGGAGCGAATTACCGGTAATTTTAGTTTGCTAAGTTGCTGAACGCTAAAGTTGGAGCTAATTGAGGGAGATTCAGTGGATGGATAGCTATTGTTTGATGTGATTTTACTATTAAGTATCAATGAATAACTTCTAATGtaaaacattcaaaatttaaGGATGTGAATTGTGACACGGAATGCTTGAATTATAAAATGTTGCTTGTATGATTTTCAGTATCAATACTGTATCATgatctttattttcattatgcTTTTTTACATGATATGTGGATCTTTCTTTTGAGTTTTAAACCATTCCTTCTTTATTCAGACTGGTCACCTATTGTGTAGCAAAATAGATCAGACCAGCTGGTGCTATTTTTTCGTGCCTTTGTTTCTGTGGACTCTTAAGTTGTGTCATTTTCCTGATGCCTATGGTTATATCATGCATGTAGGCGCCTGTGGATGTAATTGTGATTTGCAAATTTTTAGGGATTACTGTTTAGAAGCTTCATTTATATGGTGTTTTTGGCACAACTGATATTACGCTTTCTGATTTCTTGAAATTCATTTATGTTAATTGCTTTAGGTTTTCACCAGATATACCACTACTCAATACAAAAGATGCAGGAGATCAGCGTGAAGCCTCTGCGCTTCGTGATGAAGTATGTCACGCTCCAACCATTAATTTATATCTTGTTGAAGACGCATATGACCTTTGAAATACATTGGAAGAAGCTATTTATTGATTCCaacaattttttacttttaactgaATGTCAATAATATTTCCTGAAGAGCAAGTTtgaaacttttatatatatttataaattgcaGCTTGACATGCTACAAGAAGAGAATGACAGTTTACTTGACAAGGTGACTCAACCTTGCCCAAAACACTTTGTTTTTGCCCCATGATATCTTcgatatatatgatttatgccTAAGCATGTTGTACAGCTTCGTCATGCTGAAGAGAGATGCGAGGAATCAGAAGCAAGAGCCAGGGAGCTTGAGAAACAGGTCCGTTGTATTCTATTTgcaatttcaatttgtttttgggTAAATAAATTTCCATACCAGTGTAAAGCCCATCAGTATAGGTAGAACTTGTGCATCCACCTCAACTTGTAACCTTTGTTTTTTGACTTCTTTTTGCTGATGTGTTTAAGTGATAATTATTTTGTtcgatattttttatttatatctctaCATGGATAATATTATAGATGCTATGATTAATACTTTTAAGCTGTAAAGTACAATTATGGATGCAGGACTTTGATATGATGTGAATACATTGACTTTCTGAGTTTTGAAAGTTAGGGGAGAAAATGGTGagataatatgttaaaattatatttaagcgatctattaattaattctgcaattttttaagcatctttaatttatatgtttatgttaACTAAAATGTATCACATACCTGACATAGGCACTAAAATTTGTTTTGTGTTTATGTACTTATAGTTCATATTCTACTATGGATGTGATATAGGATCTTGTATGTTTATCTGCTTTTTGATTTTTTGCTTGTGAATTTTTGTTGCATACAACCTTACTTGCTCTACCtcattaatttgatttttaataaatccCAGAGCTGAAGTTATAGATATGTTTACCTGTTTAAATTCCTACTGCATTACTGTGCTTGCTCTTTGGCTTTCAAGTTTGAAATCTATTGCTAGATTGTGGAGCAAATTCGTTTTATCTCAATTTAGTCTTTAGGTAAATTAAGTTTCCTGAAGCAAGACGGATTTAGTACTTAATTGAGTTAAATTGTTGATTATACCCTAAAAATTCCAgaagtttttattttcaatgattatattttacttttataggtTGCTGCTCTCGGAGAAGGTGTGTCTCTGGAAGCCAAACTATTGAGCAGGTAGGCTCGATGGTTTACTGTCTTGTTGTGTTCTTGAATGTTCTGCTTATGATTGTTGCACCTATCATCTGCAGGAAGGAAGCAGCTTTACGTCAAAGAGAGGTAATTCTTAGCTTTATGTTAGTGGTGACATGAAAAATAACTTTGAGGGTTGGagctattattttattttatgttcatttttcattttcttcaggTACATGACTTTGAGACTACACTGTTGCTTGAGTTGTATTCTGTTTTTCAGATGATTTAGCTGAACTGTGCCAATAGCAGGAGTTAAACTTTGTTATATAAAGATttacctatattttttaatttatttttcagattattctgaattttaatatttccaaGTAGCTAAGAGTGCGATTCTTTTCTGACAAACATCCTTCATTACAGGCTGCTCTTAAGGCAGCAAGACAAAAGACAGATGGGAGAGATGAGGAGGTTGTAGCCCTACATTCAGAAATTCAGGTTAACCATCCTAAGAATACTTGtgtagttaaatattttatgatttacaATAAAATACCGAACCACCTTTGTTTTAATCAGAACTTGAAAAATGAGGCTGCAACAACTATTGAGCAGCTACGGGAGGTGGAGTCTGAAACAAAAGCTCTGCGGTCAATGACTCAGAGGATGATATTGACTCAGGAAGAGATGGTTTGTTCATTGCTTTAAAGCCAGATTTTATTACTGGCTATTTTGATGTTAACTATATTCTACATCTACTTTCCAGGAGGAAGTTGTCCTAAAGAGATGTTGGCTTGCTCGCTATTGGGGTTTAGCTGTACAGCATGGTAATCAACATACTTCAATCTTCTTTTACTTGCAAGTTGCAAGATGAAATAAGTTGGAgtcttttattgttattattattttttgcatcATGAGCCATTTATTGAGTTCTAGAGCCAACATTCCTTATTGTGTCTATTaggataatattaaaatgttagatttggataataataataattaataatttttgtttagattaatatttgattaggataatatttattggctaataattgatatttgaatTGGAAAATTAGGATAATATCATTAGAATATTGGAAGAAAAAGATTAGCATTGTTTCATATTGGAGTGTTATCCGACAAATTATAGAACACACTGGTATCAATTTCTTTGATATATGTGTGGTTCATCAACAGtagatttgattattattagtgatattttttatccataaaattatttgatttctcTCTTTCATCTTGTATCATAGGAAACATCCACAATTTTCTCCTTGAAAgactaatttcattaattttcatgTGTTGTAATGATATTTGATTTGTTGCTGATGCCATGCCTGGTGCTATCTgtgattggttttttttttttttccagtttatAGATGAGTTATATCTTACTTGCTTTCTCTTGTGGTTGCTATTGTTCTTTATAGGCATTTGTGCTGACATAGCAGTGTCAAAGCATGAGCATTGGTCTGCTTTTGCTCCTCTTCCCTTTGAAATTGTCATTTCTGCTGGACAAAAGGCCAAGGAGGCGTCATGGGCGAAAGGCTAGTTACCTGATCAGCTTATTAGCTGTAATTTTTATGCTTATTTTACTTTATATGGTTGCATTTGTTTATCATTTCCTGTGAATGGAGTAGGTGGTGGTGATCCTGATAGAAGTAAACTTGTTCGGGATTTGAGTGATCTTACTGGAGAAGGAAATATTGAGAGTATGCTTTCAGTTGAAATGGGTTTAAAAGAATTAGCGTCTTTAAAGGTTTCTCTCTCTATTTTAAGATTAATCATGTTTCTGTTATGTCTTTATATttgctttgaatatttttgtggGTTATATTCATCGAAACTCAGTATCCACTCTGTGATTGTATATGCTTGTatattcaattgattttgaaggattcttCAACTATTGACTGTGTATGGAATGCCCTCTCAAAGATTATTgttactaataattttattagtatgCTGCAATGCTGCATAGACAAAAGTTCATTCATTGAGTTGATGTGAGTTTGTGACTTTAAAGGGCATCCTTGTTTATTCTTGTACAACTGTATTCTTTAATTTATGTGCAAATGTTGGAAAAACTGCTATTCTACATACAacattaaattgatattttattgctGCTGTTTTAAGGTTGAGGATGCTGTTGTGCTTGCACTGGCCGAACGCAGAAGACCAAAAATGGTTCGACAATCCCTCCCTGGTACTTTCATCTCTGCCCTCACAAGTTTTCTTCCTGTTATCATTATTACAAAGATATTCTAATCTATAAATGTGAATTTGATTTCTTTCCATTAGATGTATGATGCAAACCCAAAAATTCAGATTCAAATCCATGGCAATTTGAGAGACTAGTGTCCTCCAAAACtaataacaaaattctaatgTCTTCTTCCCATACTTCCCTTGCCTTCACCATTTGATCCTATCTCCACCAATCAAAAATAGTCATGTGGACATCCAGATTCTTCTTGGATCACACCTTTCACACCCTTTGGTTGCATGGTGTCCATGCTTTGGTACAGTGATGAGAAGGTCACCAACTATAACCTACCGTCTCAAAACACCACTATTGGTTTTGGTAAATTTCAATTGGTCGCTCCCCTTGTGAAATAGAACCCTTTAGACTAGCAAACACAAACCTAAAAACATTAATCACAAACCGTAACTAATCTCCATAGACCTTTGAATGGGTCACCTTGCAATTTTGAGGCAATCCCAATAGTAAATCatgactatgatatttattggaCCTTGATGCACCATTAATCTTCATGTAATCGTCTCCACCTTCAGACAATGTTGTGACTTCATCTCCCGTAACCATTTTTACCAAATAGATAAACTCAAAGCATTTGTCAATAGCAAATACATCAGCCTCCTTCATTTGTTATACTATAAACATAATCTTTGCCACCATATCTCTTGAAAAAGTGGTCTCAGAAATGTAACAACATGGGTTGCAATTCCTAACCAATAGCTGGAGATATGCATTTCGATTATCGCCTGATATGATGCCAAAACTGAGGGTGACAGTTTTGAAGGTAATGAGTAGAGGGGATTAATTTGGTGGGAATGCAATTTAGGGATTGGGTGTTTGTTAGGATATGGGATGTGATTGATAATAATTAGGTGTATGGATGTGGTCTAGGTTGGGGTGGGTAATAAGGTGTGGACTAGAGTGGGGAGTGTGTGGGTTGTAATGGGGTTTGGTAGTTGTTgggttattttgaattaaatgagTCAGGCTATTTGAGTGGCAAGACTTATTTGCATTAATTGGGTTGGGTTTGACTAATATAGTGTGGGTTAGAGTTTTATATGTAGTTGGGCTGGGTAGTATGGGTGGACCGGGTTTGGAGTGAGCCAATTGGGTTTTAGGTGGGTCTTGAGCTTGATTTATTAACTTGTGGGCCTGAATAGTAAATTGAAGTTGGGCTGATGAGATGCTTCATATTATATGACAGCTGGGCCAAATTTCAAGGTTTGGATTGAGTGAAAGAAGTGGCTTTAGGTTATGTtggtaatataataaattgggCTGGGTTTGGTGTTGGTAAAATTAGGTAATTTGGATTAGGCCAAGCTGTTTTGATATTGGGCTTGAGTTTGGGGCTTGGTAAACAGGTTGTTAGGTTGGGGCAGGCTATTATAATTTTCTCCTTTCCTACctgtttcttctttctttgtcaCAGATGAgaaatttcttctttcttcttcatgtCTTGTTCACAGTTCCCTTCTGTTTGAACTCCAATGCCAGCCAAGCCAAACAATCTGGATTTTGAACGGATTCTGGCATCTATATCTCATTGAAATCCACCAATTTTCTGTTGAAATCTGATGGTTTATCATTCTGGACTTCTGACGAGTTGAAGGCCTGGCTGGAATCTACTATTTCTCCCTTTTGATCATCGGATCCCACCAATTGATTCCCAAAAAATGTCGAATTCCTCTCCAATATATTTGTTTCCTTGTCTGATACAATTAGAATGTCGTCATCATCCATAAGAACAACTCATGACTTGCTTTTACAATCATAATTTGATTCTTCCTTGCATTCACAGCGGGGGGGCAAACTCCATTCTCCCACATTTTCCGAATTTTTAACTGCATTAGTCATTGGGTAAAGCTCTATCTACCACTATCTTCCTATATGATATCTGCTTTTTCCATCTTCAAATTTGTGTGCTCTTATACCAGTTTGATTCGAACCAAAAAATTCagaataaatatcataattcaatcaaattaactGGGGTGAAATAATTGCAGAAGTCAAAAGAGAAATGGTTAAAAAGTGCAATGGGAGAGTATTTTCATTAATCTGATCAGGAAACACAAATTCCAATTGAGAATTATGCTGATGAATTTCTTAAGCATAGAAGAATACAGAAACAAAAAGACACCACCAAGACAGATTCAACTCCCTGGCAATTCAAGAGGCCAGTGCCGTCTAAAACTAATTACGAAATCCTAATTTCTCCTTCCCTCATACTTTCCATACCTTCCCCTGTTACTCTTATCTCCACCAATCCAAAACAGCCACATGGATGTCCCGATTCTTCTTGGATCATGCTTTGGTTGTATGATGTCCATGCTTTGGTGTTGTGATGAGAGTTCTATCAATGTTCCATAGCTTTTCCTTGTAGTCCTCAAAATGAATTCTTGCTTTTTATCATCTGCCATATGGTTGATTTATTCTTGGTTCTGAagtattttataactattatattcaTGGAAGGTCTACTGACAAAGATGTATTAAATGAAGTCTTCACTGTTGTGATATCATGGAAAGGATTTTTCACATACCatttatcttcttcttgttttaattttcaGATTCCAAATTGCCTGGTGATCCAAAGTTTACAGAGGCATTTGGTAAGGGCTTTCCTCTTAACTGTCACCATGATGTGCTTACTCATTATGCGAAATTGTGGAAATTAAATCTATCTCGTTACATTGAAGATTATGCATGTTGGTGTTTGTGAAACATGTGTCTTCTGTGGTTTCTTTTGCTTTAAGTTAATCCTATAGGCTGTAGTGCCTGAGATAGGTTGATTTTCACTTCATGCATGAGGGCTATGTGGATCGAAGATGCAGTGTCTTTGTACAAGATTTTGGTTGCattataaaaattgttgatgatgtaaaaagaataaatataatatttataagtaacCAATATCAGGATTCTATATCAAAGTTCTGTTAgctttataattttctttgttcTGCAGAGTTAAGtgaagaggaggaagaagatgttCTTTTCAAAGAGGTCAGataatattacatttatgaTATTTCTTGATAAATACAATCTCATCAATGTTTTTCATCTGTGTGTTTTGATAAAGTTTGTGTTATACCTTTCATGTGTCAGAAATTATAGTTCTAGTAAATTGACATACACAGGCTTGGTTGACATATTTCTGGAGAAGAGCTAAAGCGCATGGTGTAGAGGAGGATATAGCGGAGGAGAGACTACAGCTTTGGATAAATCGCAGTGGACAGTCACCAACTTCACATGATGCTGTTGATggtaataatatttattctggTTTTTCTATGCCTAAAACTGAGGAAACAGCCCCTTAAAGTGAAAAAAACCATAGACTACatgcaataatttttattttgctttaagCTTGGTTCGTGTTTTGTCTGATTTTGGGTTGGTCTATTGGTTTTAAGAAGTTGATTTTGTAATGACCATATTTGTCTTAGTAATGTATTTGTAATGACCATGTTTTACCATAGTAACGTACTTTTAGAGCTCAGTGCATGCAATTTCTGCGTTGTGACAGTTGAGCGTGGCTTATTGGAGCTGAGGAAGTTGGGTATAGAGCAGCAACTCTGGGAAGCTTCTAGGAAAGAAATTGATCTGCCATCCTCTGCCTCAGTGGCCAATCACAAACTTGCAGATATAGAGACCTCCTCATGAAGGAGATTGTTTTGATGTGCCGACTGccatttctttgtttgtttctcATTTTGGATGAGAACTTGCTTGAATGCTccattttgtgttttaattttcttcttttctttttttctttcttgaatcTCCTGTCCCACCAACTATCATCCATTTCATCCAGTGGCATCAACTTGTAGCTGGTCATTATACGAGAGAGCTGTCTGGACTTGGGGCTTGTAATTAGAGTTTGCTCTAGTGACTTGTACCTGGTCATTATACGCGAGAGCTGTTGGGACTTTGGGCTTGTAATTAGAGTTTGCTCtagtgatttatttatttatttcattgattCTGTAATTCGTCTTTCCATGCATTAGTAAATTTTGCAAGCCCGTTTATCTCAActtgttatatatttatatttataattataattgtcatttagCTTTGTCGCATTCAACGACCTCGTATCAATCAACTCTTATCTCCAAGTCCACTGAGCATTTCAAAGTGCTATAAAAATAGCAACATAGAGA from Mangifera indica cultivar Alphonso chromosome 8, CATAS_Mindica_2.1, whole genome shotgun sequence includes:
- the LOC123223152 gene encoding coiled-coil domain-containing protein SCD2-like isoform X1, with amino-acid sequence MDRRRADSPVYGRQWSGGSSSSGSSSPAHPQSRLQPAITSIKRNQNVAAKAAAQRLAQVMATQTAAGTGDDDDDDDEEDDLSFRFHASTKDKNRTSSNHSSLPALSFTRANRSPSPALGRNIVEHTASVRSTSAGRPSGISVRTATFMPSSKPPVRTPVPIPTIEPPTHRNRDKRFSPDIPLLNTKDAGDQREASALRDELDMLQEENDSLLDKLRHAEERCEESEARARELEKQVAALGEGVSLEAKLLSRKEAALRQREAALKAARQKTDGRDEEVVALHSEIQNLKNEAATTIEQLREVESETKALRSMTQRMILTQEEMEEVVLKRCWLARYWGLAVQHGICADIAVSKHEHWSAFAPLPFEIVISAGQKAKEASWAKGGGDPDRSKLVRDLSDLTGEGNIESMLSVEMGLKELASLKVEDAVVLALAERRRPKMVRQSLPDSKLPGDPKFTEAFAELSEEEEEDVLFKEAWLTYFWRRAKAHGVEEDIAEERLQLWINRSGQSPTSHDAVDVERGLLELRKLGIEQQLWEASRKEIDLPSSASVANHKLADIETSS
- the LOC123223152 gene encoding coiled-coil domain-containing protein SCD2-like isoform X2, translating into MDRRRADSPVYGRQWSGGSSSSGSSSPAHPQSRLQPAITSIKRNQNVAAKAAAQRLAQVMATQTAAGTGDDDDDDDEEDDLSFRFHASTKDKNRTSSNHSSLPALSFTRANRSPSPALGRNIVEHTASVRSTSAGRPSGISVRTATFMPSSKPPVRTPVPIPTIEPPTHRNRDKRFSPDIPLLNTKDAGDQREASALRDELDMLQEENDSLLDKLRHAEERCEESEARARELEKQVAALGEGVSLEAKLLSRKEAALRQREAALKAARQKTDGRDEEVVALHSEIQNLKNEAATTIEQLREVESETKALRSMTQRMILTQEEMEEVVLKRCWLARYWGLAVQHGICADIAVSKHEHWSAFAPLPFEIVISAGQKAKEASWAKGGGDPDRSKLVRDLSDLTGEGNIESMLSVEMGLKELASLKVEDAVVLALAERRRPKMVRQSLPDSKLPGDPKFTEAFELSEEEEEDVLFKEAWLTYFWRRAKAHGVEEDIAEERLQLWINRSGQSPTSHDAVDVERGLLELRKLGIEQQLWEASRKEIDLPSSASVANHKLADIETSS